In Chiloscyllium punctatum isolate Juve2018m chromosome 39, sChiPun1.3, whole genome shotgun sequence, the genomic stretch AGAAAGCTTGTCATTCTTGCTCACTTGAGATCCAAAGGTGTGGCTAGTCCTCATCAGAGAACAGCTTTACACTGGTGATGCAACACATGTCAAGAACCAGTTTTTTCAGCAAAGAGGCAAACTTTCTCACACTTGTGGAGGCTTTGGTTTGAACTTCAATATCAGGAACAGGATGCTGCCACACTGCTATATTGACAATGTGACACATGAGTTTGTTATTAGCTTCACATCTCTAAGTTCTACTATCACCAGCAAGCTGTGACATGATGCTGAAATTAGCACAAACATCACAAAATGTTATGTCTAAGCTGAGTAATGGAGTGTGGAACAGCAAAAACCTAACTGAGAATGCTAAACCATGAGTCTACCAAACCTCCCCTATCAGCATCTCCTCCACAATGTGGCAACATAAACTAGGCAGGAGAAAAAGCTAAGCAGTTTACACCTTCACTTTTTCAGACATATCCTGAACATTTCTTGAAAGGACAAGGTCAGCACCTCAGATGTTCTAGAGCATGGTAATTTCATAAGTGTAAGCCAGCAATGTCTGCACTGGTTCAGTCACATTCATCAGATGGATGATAGTCATATACCTAAAGACCTCCTATGTGATGAACTGGTCTCTGGGTCATGAATACCTGCAAGTGAGATATGAAAATGTTGGACGCTGGCACTGACAACTGGGAGACAATCGCTGATGACTGTGACTTCAGGAGGGTGACTATTTGGAAGGTCATTCAAAGAAGTGAGCAGAAACAAAACATGTATTGGATGACAAAAGGCTTCAGCGAAAACAGTGGCCAGTGAGTTGTGCACCTTCTCAATCCAGGTCTTTCTTTGCTATACCAGAATGGGGCTCCTGAGCCACACCAGGTGATATGGAATAGCAAGTTGACTATCATGGTGCAAATTGTTTTATAAGGCAAAATGCATTTGAGCAGTTTTTTATAGGCTTTGAGCTGTCATATTAAAATGGGTTGAAAATAACAGGTTATCAAAAGCAGAGGTGGTTCTTTACCTCTGAATGTAGAATAAATCCAGTCTGAATGTAATCTGGAACAGTGTTAATTCTGTTCACAGAGTGAATTGTGTTTGTATGCTCGAGTAAATCCAGAATAGTTCAAATAAACCCCATGACTGTGCCTGGCAGCAAATATCTACCTCAGCATGGAGAAACATGCCTGAATGTTGCCTTTCTTTCAGGAACACACACCACTCAATGGTCTACTTATTACAGACCCCAGTGGACATTAATGAAGCTGCATAGAGCTGGATTTGTGTCATATGTTTATCATCCATACAGTCTCCTGAAAGACTTGGATTCGGAGAAatgtttatttatttgtttagTTTGAAACATTTATAATAAATTAGGAAAAAAAACTTTGGCAGTTCACAGTAAGACAGTTTGCTAATCCTTTGTGGCCAGACTGGTGGCTATCAATGGACTCTTCAGAGTGCAATGTTGCTACCTCTCAGTGTCCTGTCTCAGGTGGAAGTGATGAATTCCAGAACATTCTTTTAAAGCGAGTACATTTCTGTCTTCTAGTCAACAATTATCTCTTAAACGACATGAGTAAAACCGGATTATTCATTTGTTATTATAATTCTGTTTATGGGGCCTTCCTGTACACAGTTGGATTCCATGTATCCCAATTTATAGCTGTGACTACAGTTCAAAGTATTTTATTGACTGAAAACCATTTTGGGATGTCCTGAGATTATGAAAGGCACAGTATAAACTCAAAAACTCTTTTTCTTTAAAATGTCTCCTTTTTAAGGTCACTGTTCTTCCCTGTTCCAAACGGACTGACACCGGCTAGGCTCAACTTTATAAAACCTCCAAGGACCTCCAAAGCAAATAATTTCATACAAAAACTCACATTGCATTAGCAGACTGTTTGACTATGATCTGAAGTATAGCTTAATACCATCCTTTCTACTCATGAACGTGTGCCAAAGGGAAAATGATGGTGAGCAGGAAGCTTGATGGGTGATTATTTGCCTTTACACATCCTGGGGTACTGAGGCCAATTCATTGCCTCAATATTGTGCCATTTGAAACACACTCATTCAGTGCAAACCTGGCACCAAACTTCAAAGAAACCAGTCATTGGCATTGTGCATTTACCAAACCATTGGACAACTACATTGATGATCCTGAAAAATTAACTCGAAGTTTACCAGGAAGTTTTAAAGAATTCTTTGAAGGAATGCCAATCCTACATTCTAAGGTATTAATCACACTTGATAAAAGCAGTTGTGATAGAGTACAATTTGTAGAAAACTGGTTGCAGGGAAATGTCAGATAGATGTAATCAGGAGGAAgttctaaaactatccctatccTCAATGATGAAAGACCCAGCAGGTAAGTGCAAAAGAAAAGGCTGGTCCATTTCAGCCTTCTCCGGTGATCCACACAATCACAGTTGCTGGTCTTCAGATACTTTGATTCATTCCATATTATATTAAGGAGTGACTTAATATGCTAGATACAGCAAAAGCTATAGGTCCTGACAGGATGCGAGTTGtgatactgaagacttgtgctctagaCATAGTTACAGTATTGACATCTACCCAACAAGTAGAAATTTGCCCAGGAATGACATGTCTGCaaaggcaggacaaatccaatccagccaactaTTGTTTCATCACTCCAATCTCAATTTTCTGCAAAGTAGTGGAAAGTGTCATTGGAAATGCATCAAGGCAGTATGTGGTCAAGTGTGACATCAGGAGCCCTAGCAACATGAAATCGGGGAAAACTCTGTACTGGTTAGAGTCAAGCATAACATAAAGGCAGACAGTTTGATTGTTGGAggccaatcatctcagctccacaaCATCATTAGTTCCACAGAGCAGGCTCCTAGGCCCACcattttcaactgcttcatcaatgaccttccatctGACATAATGTCAGAAGTGATGGTATTTGTTGATGATTGTGCAGTGAGCAGtatcatttgcaactcctcagatactgaatcagTCTGTGCCTGCATGCACCAAAATCTGACCTGTACTTGGGCACGGACTGaaaagtggtaagtaacatttgtgccatacAAGTATTTCCAACAAGAGAATCCAAACCATTTTCTCATGATATCCCAAATACATTCCCTTTGctgaatcccctactatcaacattctggggctTACCATGACCAGAAATGGATCTCGACCAAGCGTATCGATATTTTGGCTCAAGAACAGGTCAAAGACTGATAGTTCTTCAGCAAGTAACATCACTTGTCTCCCTAAAGCCTGTGCACCATGTACAAACCACAAGTCAGGGGAATGATCAAATACTCTCcaattgtctggatgagtgcagctccaaaaacacttaagaaattcaatatcatccaggacaaaacatgCCTTGAGTGATATTCATTCATgaccttaaacattcactcccttccccAGCGACACATCGTgctagcagtgtgtaccatctacaagatgcactgcagcaacttagCAAGGCTCCTTCAACAACACCTTTCAAACCTGTCACATCTCAAAGTAAAAATTCACCAAATATATGGAAAACCATCATTGTAACTTCctgtccaagtcactcaccagcctgacttggaacAATATCACCATTCTTTAATTTTCACTGGGTTAAAAATCTGGACCTCCCTCCCTCACAAAACTGTGAATGTACCTACAAATGGCAACTCACCACTAATTTCTCAAAGGCAGTTGGTGACAGATAATAAATGCTTGCCTTGTTAGAGACACTCACATCCCAGAAACAAAAAAGTTGTTGCTGCAAACTTAAATTGTTTAATTTTCTATCCAGCCACTGACATTGCAAATTGAGAAGCTTTGTATTACAAAACACAGCACAGTGATACCACAAGCTGTGGACTAAACAAATATCACCTGAAAGGATTACAAAGGTTCTAGTCCAAAATTCTTCCTCTTCAGTCCTTGGCTAGCCCAGGGGTACAAACAGTTACCAAATCGCTTGGAGTGATTGATTATTCAGTCTACAATCTCCTGCCCTGTCTGGAAagagtggatagcaagaaatTATACTCATTTATGAAAGGATCAAGAACACAGAGGCACTGATTTAAAATAGTTGGCAAAAGCAATATGAGAAGAATTATTTTTGTGCAACAAGTGGTTAAGGTCTGGAGTGCACTGCTCaagggtgtggtggaggcagcttcagtCATATCATTCAAAGAATATTAGACTGTTCACTGAAAAGGAAGGAAGTGCAGAGTCACCAAGAGAAGGAAGGGGAGTGACACTATGTGAATTACTCATGCAGAGATCCTGAACAgacaggaggggctgaatggcctctttctgcaatgTGATAATTTTgtgttttcccttttgcctttgcAATTTCTTTGGATTGATGGGGAATACCTTAATAAATGAGTTGGAAGATGTCCCACCTGTTTCCTATCTGTTATATGGAATGGTGTGAGGATTGCAGCAAGAGTCTCTGccagccacactgtttcactGTTAGGTCTCTCGTTGCCCAGCACTCAATGCGTGAGTAAAATCCGAGTCATCTCGGTGAGCGGATTTAACCAGCATGATTCCTCAAACCCTTACAGGATAGCCTCACAGAAGACTTTATTCTTGATAATCAGAAGCTGGCGCTGAATCTGGCCAAACGGGCTATCCCTGGAACTGCACTTATCCCTGAGTACAGTGCTAGCGGCACAACCAGCTAAACCATCTTACCCTCTCCAGTCCCATGTTGTTGAGCCACATACGCTCGACGTATCTTCCAAACGAGCGGAATGCATTGTCAGGGATGGTCCTGATGGAGTTGAAGGAGAGTTTCAGTTCCTCGACCACCCTGAGCTTGCTGAGGGCCGCTGCCGGGAAGCTGTTCAGTTTGTTCTTGTCCAGGTGAAGGGTCGCCAAGTTCTCAACATCATCCAGGGCGCCGGGCAGGATGGTGGTCATGTCATTACCGCTGAGGTGGAGCCACCGCAGTTCTTTAGCGCCAGCGAAGGTGCCCGGTTTGATCTGGTGCATCCTGTTGTTGGAGAGCTGCAGCAGGAACAAGCTCTTGAGCGGGTTCAACAGCCCCTTGGCAAGCTCACTGATTCGGTTGTTGTCCATGTAGAGGTAGGTCAATTGTGAGAGGTCCTGAAAGGCACCTGGCCTGATGGTGTTAATCTCATTGTTGGACAAGTACAGGTAGACGAGCTTCTTGAGCCCACGGAAAGCATTGGGGGAGATCTCTCGGATGTGACAGTCCTGGAGATGGAGTGAAACCAGGCCCTTCATGGAGCTGAAGCCATTGGAAGGGAGGATGGGGTAGTTGTTCTGCTGCAGACTCAGGAGCCGGACTTTGTTGGGAACTCTTGGGATTTTCTTCAGTCCTCTGTTCTCACACACCACGTGGAGCAGGTCCCCCAGACAATGGCAGCCACTGGGACAGCGAGGAGCTGCTGTCACCAGGACTAACAGCGGGGCGAGGAACAGCCAGCTAAGGTAATGCATTGTCCGGCcaggagacacgcacacacactgggaGCAGGGATCCTGCAGCTCCGAGCGAACACTGCAACCCAGAGAGCTGCTATTTATAACCTGCAAACCTCAGCTCCAGGATAGAACCTTTAGAGGCGGAGACTGCTTCCCAACTGCTCACCATTTAACACTGCAAAAGCCAAGAGGCAGGAGACCTGCTTCGGGTGTGTAAATAAGGCAAAGCGTTAGAGATTGAGACAGACGAAACACAGCCAGGTACTCTCAGTTGGATCCTGTAATTTGCCACAATCTCGATTTAGTTCCAAAATCCACCTCGGCTTGATCATCtggacagcagcagcagaaacggGAGCACAGAAGAGACTTAAATCGAAAAGCAAACCACTACAAATCAGAAAAGAAAATGCTGAaagtactcagcaggtctgacatccTCTTGGGGAGAGGAAGAGTTCAGGTTCAGGTCGATTACTCTTGGTCAGAACTCTGAAAGGTCACTGACCTGAAATatattccctctgtttctctcccaccaCATGGGAAACTAACTCTCAGTCGTGTATGGCAAACTAATCAAGCATGCAGTCGTAGCCACTGCAGAGAGCTTATAACCTTTAAAAAAGGTGAAGTTTTAAGATCAGTAATTTTAAGAGGTATGTTGTGTGCTTCTGGAAGTggcttttaatttaaacaaaacactcaacaaaaataGCAAGAAATTATTTCCCCTCTGGTTTCTCCCTCTTTAAAATTTGAGAAAAAAGGCTTTGACTGTCAGGATTTGGCAGTCTGTGCACCAGCTTGCTGCTGCTGGAGCTGTGCCTGTCTTTCATATTTATGGAATCTGTGAAATGGCTTATTAATCCTTCAGATCTTAAAATGTGCTGAAAAAAGAGAGACAGTCCCAGCTTCCAAAATAGTTTGCAAAGGCAAGAAAGACCACATTttacagacagaaaaaaaaacacatttttggGAAGTTAGCTCATACCTTATATAACTAATGTGGAATTCAAGCTTTCCTTACAATGTGCCTTTCCAAGTTTATTTTCATGTTAGCTTTTTCAAaggtttatttcagattttcttcTGTCTCTGTTCTCATGTGTCTCACTGCTTCTTCACTGGGTATGATGGAATTTTGTCCATTAATTCATCACTGAGGAAAAGAGTTACGGACTGCTTGAGAGCATATGGAATTGGAGGCAACCTATTGGCTTGGATAGGGAATGGATGGAGGTAGGAGACACTAGGTATGTAATCAAATGGACAGGATGTCACTAGTGGTGTCCTCTGCGGATCTGTACAGGGGCTACAGTGCACAATATTTATGTATTGCTtatatggaggaacagagagctATACATCCACATTGCTGACATTCTAGGTTAGACAATACAATAAATCTTGTCAATAGGAGCAGAAGCTTGCAAGAAGGTGTTGATTTACTGAGTGCGAGAAAACTTTGTGGCATCAAGTTAGTATTAAtg encodes the following:
- the chad gene encoding chondroadherin, producing the protein MHYLSWLFLAPLLVLVTAAPRCPSGCHCLGDLLHVVCENRGLKKIPRVPNKVRLLSLQQNNYPILPSNGFSSMKGLVSLHLQDCHIREISPNAFRGLKKLVYLYLSNNEINTIRPGAFQDLSQLTYLYMDNNRISELAKGLLNPLKSLFLLQLSNNRMHQIKPGTFAGAKELRWLHLSGNDMTTILPGALDDVENLATLHLDKNKLNSFPAAALSKLRVVEELKLSFNSIRTIPDNAFRSFGRYVERMWLNNMGLERFSDGAFNGVTGLSALHLNDNKLETLPSNLVLTKMKNMTLSNNPWHCSCPLAAVRRWMDTSRIRPDGVCASPSQYRGQQIRETSAFRTCPRRAKRNKKNAL